In Colias croceus chromosome 26, ilColCroc2.1, one DNA window encodes the following:
- the LOC123703463 gene encoding tubulin alpha chain, with amino-acid sequence MRECISVHVGQAGVQIGNACWELYCLEHGIQPDGQMPTDKTIGGGDDSFNTFFSETGAGKHVPRAVFVDLEPTVVDEVRTGTYRQLFHPEQLITGKEDAANNYARGHYTIGKEIVDLVLDRIRKLADQCTGLQGFLIFHSFGGGTGSGFTSLLMERLSVDYGKKSKLEFAIYPAPQVSTAVVEPYNSILTTHTTLEHSDCAFMVDNEAIYDICRRNLDIERPTYTNLNRLIGQIVSSITASLRFDGALNVDLTEFQTNLVPYPRIHFPLVTYAPVISAEKAYHEQLSVAEITNACFEPANQMVKCDPRHGKYMACCMLYRGDVVPKDVNAAIATIKTKRTIQFVDWCPTGFKVGINYQPPTVVPGGDLAKVQRAVCMLSNTTAIAEAWARLDHKFDLMYAKRAFVHWYVGEGMEEGEFSEAREDLAALEKDYEEVGMDSAEGEGEGAEEY; translated from the exons ATG CGTGAGTGCATCTCAGTACACGTTGGCCAAGCCGGTGTTCAAATCGGTAATGCCTGCTGGGAGCTCTATTGCCTGGAGCACGGCATCCAGCCTGATGGTCAGATGCCCACTGACAAGACAATTGGCGGTGGAGATGACTCGTTCAACACCTTCTTCAGCGAGACCGGCGCCGGCAAGCACGTGCCCCGTGCCGTGTTTGTCGACTTGGAACCTACTGTAGTAG ACGAGGTTCGCACAGGCACTTATAGGCAGTTGTTTCATCCAGAACAGCTTATCACTGGTAAGGAAGACGCTGCCAATAACTATGCCCGTGGACATTACACAATCGGCAAGGAAATTGTTGACCTAGTCCTCGACCGCATCCGAAAGCTCGCTGACCAGTGCACCGGGCTCCAGGGCTTCCTAATCTTCCACTCCTTCGGAGGTGGTACCGGTTCCGGTTTCACCTCCCTGCTCATGGAGCGTCTCTCAGTGGACTACGGAAAGAAGTCCAAGCTTGAGTTCGCTATCTACCCGGCCCCGCAGGTCTCTACCGCTGTCGTCGAACCGTACAACTCCATCCTCACCACCCACACCACCTTGGAGCACTCCGACTGCGCGTTCATGGTCGACAATGAGGCCATCTACGACATCTGCAGACGCAACCTCGACATTGAACGCCCAACCTACACCAACTTGAACAGACTGATTGGCCAAATCGTATCCTCGATCACCGCCTCCCTGCGTTTCGACGGCGCACTCAACGTCGATCTAACAGAGTTCCAGACCAACTTGGTGCCCTACCCCCGTATCCACTTCCCCTTGGTGACCTACGCGCCCGTCATCTCCGCCGAGAAGGCGTACCATGAACAACTCTCCGTCGCCGAGATCACTAACGCTTGCTTCGAGCCCGCCAACCAGATGGTGAAATGCGACCCGCGTCACGGCAAATACATGGCCTGCTGCATGTTGTACCGTGGAGACGTCGTGCCCAAGGACGTTAACGCCGCCATCGCCACCATCAAGACCAAGCGTACCATCCAGTTCGTGGACTGGTGTCCCACCGGTTTCAAGGTCGGCATCAACTACCAGCCCCCAACCGTGGTGCCCGGCGGCGATCTCGCCAAGGTGCAGCGCGCCGTGTGCATGTTGTCCAACACCACGGCCATCGCCGAGGCCTGGGCTCGTCTTGACCACAAGTTCGATCTGATGTACGCCAAGCGCGCCTTCGTGCACTGGTACGTCGGTGAGGGTATGGAGGAGGGTGAGTTCTCAGAGGCTCGCGAGGACTTGGCCGCCCTCGAGAAGGACTACGAAGAAGTCGGCATGGACTCCGCTGAGGGTGAAGGCGAGGGTGCTGAAGAATATTAA